The proteins below come from a single Xenopus tropicalis strain Nigerian chromosome 9, UCB_Xtro_10.0, whole genome shotgun sequence genomic window:
- the LOC108648784 gene encoding uncharacterized protein LOC108648784 produces the protein MEETPGGSGRGSKMSSNPGAAPLPPVLYTKHQNDNILNDFYPPKLEYGNDMFLPSLSRPLTSLEVTDITSKVEIVGLPTSRDTDMRSLHSRYRSFRESNVTWPSDFQQRTVARAGFYYVGPGDRVRCFSCEGELEMWEPWDVPLTRHLRSFPHCPYVRGTGADRAWKYDQYPISTGTIMEAEGGTLVPPSSSCSPGKEPLGDMSDEYSRLETYRGHCHHFPHNNQRRLAQAGFYYVGPGDRVRCFSCRGELEKWESGDVPLTRHQRSFPDCPHVRELGAKMPIVFAQSPSASASTDTRRSYFPLLSSPRPLSNWDMRDKGERISRTVPSSSNCPSAQEAIKDQDHRQAEPITEGESDSSVPVAKPLGDMSDGYSRLETYRGHRHHFPYRIQQNLAPAGFYYVGPGDRVRCFSCRGELENWQPGYVPLIRHRLSFPDCPYVQEVDAKVPPIFAQSPIASASTDPRRSSSNCPSVQEVIKDQDHRQAEPITEGESDSSVPVAKSLGDMSDEYSRLETYQGHCHHFPHNNQQRLARAGFYYVGPEDRVRCFSCGGELENWEPGDVPLTRHRRAFPDCPHVRGMGAKTLAIISQGGYSDSDSSNELLDCDWDEHMKEKRRRFSPTVLGSSVTHGDKTDPPGKIPLGSIDICLFSHSKG, from the coding sequence ATGGAGGAGACGCCGGGAGGGTCAGGCCGGGGCAGTAAGATGAGTAGCAATCCTGgtgctgcccccctgccccctgtccTCTACACCAAGCAtcaaaatgataacattttaaatgatttttaccctCCAAAGTTGGAATATGGGAATGACATGTTCTTGCCAAGCCTCAGCCGGCCCCTGACGAGCCTTGAAGTCACAGACATAACAAGCAAAGTTGAGATCGTAGGTCTTCCAACCAGCAGGGATACTGACATGCGCAGCCTTCATAGCAGGTACCGGAGCTTTAGGGAAAGTAATGTAACCTGGCCCTCTGACTTCCAGCAGCGCACCGTGGCCCGGGCAGGGTTCTACTATGTGGGCCCCGGGGACCGGGTGCGGTGCTTCTCCTGTGAGGGGGAGTTGGAGATGTGGGAGCCCTGGGATGTGCCCCTCACCCGGCACCTACGCTCCTTCCCTCACTGCCCCTATGTGCGGGGGACGGGAGCCGACAGAGCCTGGAAATATGATCAGTACCCAATAAGCACAGGGACTATAATGGAAGCAGAAGGAGGAACACTAGTGCCCCCCAGCAGCTCCTGCAGCCCAGGGAAGGAACCCCTTGGGGACATGAGTGATGAGTACAGCAGGTTAGAGACTTACCGGGGGCACTGTCACCATTTCCCCCATAACAACCAGCGGCGCTTGGCCCAGGCAGGATTCTACTATGTGGGGCCCGGGGACCGGGTGCGGTGCTTCTCCTGCCGGGGGGAGTTGGAGAAGTGGGAGTCTGGGGATGTGCCCCTCACCCGGCACCAACGCTCCTTCCCTGACTGCCCCCATGTGCGGGAGCTGGGAGCCAAGATGCCGATCGTCTTTGCTCAAAGTCCGAGTGCATCGGCCAGCACTGATACAAGGAGAAGTTATTTTCCATTGTTAAGCAGCCCCAGACCTCTCAGTAACTGGGATATGAGGGACAAAGGAGAGAGAATAAGCCGAACAGTTCCCAGCAGCTCTAATTGCCCCAGTGCGCAGGAAGCGATAAAGGATCAGGATCACAGGCAAGCGGAGCCCATTACAGAAGGGGAAAGTGACTCCAGTGTCCCTGTAGCGAAACCCCTTGGGGACATGAGTGATGGGTACAGCAGGTTAGAGACTTACCGGGGGCACCGTCACCATTTCCCCTATAGGATCCAGCAGAATTTGGCCCCAGCAGGATTCTACTATGTGGGGCCCGGGGACCGGGTGCGGTGCTTCTCCTGCCGGGGGGAGTTGGAGAACTGGCAGCCTGGATATGTGCCCCTCATCCGGCACCGACTCTCCTTCCCTGACTGCCCCTATGTGCAGGAGGTGGATGCCAAGGTCCCACCCATCTTTGCTCAAAGTCCGATTGCATCGGCCAGCACTGATCCAAGGAGAAGCAGCTCTAATTGCCCCAGTGTGCAGGAAGTGATAAAGGATCAGGATCACAGGCAAGCGGAGCCCATTACAGAAGGGGAAAGTGACTCCAGTGTCCCTGTAGCGAAATCCCTTGGGGACATGAGTGATGAGTACAGCAGGTTAGAGACTTACCAGGGGCACTGTCACCATTTCCCCCATAACAACCAGCAGCGCTTGGCCCGGGCAGGATTCTACTATGTGGGGCCTGAGGACCGGGTGCGGTGCTTCTCCTGCGGGGGGGAGTTGGAGAACTGGGAGCCTGGGGATGTGCCCCTCACCCGGCACCGACGCGCCTTCCCTGACTGCCCCCATGTGCGGGGGATGGGAGCCAAGACACTGGCCATCATTTCACAGGGCGGGTATTCTGACAGTGATTCAAGCAATGAACTATTAGACTGTGACTGGGATGAACATATGAAGGAAAAAAGAAGGCGATTCAGTCCAACTGTTCTTGGCAGCTCAGTAACCCATGGTGACAAGACCGACCCCCCAGGTAAGATTCCCCTTGGGAGCATTGATATCTGTCTTTTTAGTCACTCAAAAGGTTAA